Genomic window (Flavobacteriales bacterium):
CAAACACAGGTGCGATCGGCTTGGCCGGGAGCACAGCGGCCACATACACGGTGACATACACGATCGGAGCTACCGGTGGTTGTTCCGCATTTGCAACCACGGCCACGATCCAGATCGGGCAGGCACCGACAGCTACCATCGACTATCCGGGTTCACCCTATTGTACTTCCGGCGGGCAGGCCGCAGTGTCGTTGGCGGGCGCAAGTGGTGGAGCTTTCACGGCATCTCCTGGTGGTCTGTCCATTGATGCGGGTACCGGAGCGGTGGACTTGAACGCGAGCACCACCGGCACGTACACGGTCACCTACACCATAGCACCAACAGGGGGCTGCGCTGAATTTTCAACCACCGCTGAAATTTCTGTGGGTGCCGCCCCTTCGGCCACGATCACCTATACCGGCTCACCGTTCTGTGCTTCCGCAGGCCAAGCTGATGTGACCCGCACCGGTTCTTCCGGAGGCGCGTTCAGTGCCACGCCATCGGGCTTGTCCATCGACGTCGGAACGGGTCATGTCGATCTGACGAGCAGCGCACCGGGCATGTATACGGTGACCTACGCGATCGCTGCGGCTGGCGGGTGCTCAGCATTCAGCACCACCACCGATATCTCCATCGGGGCCGCTCCTTCGGCCACGATCAATTATAGTGGTTCACCCTATTGCACATCAGGAGTTAGTGCGGCCGTGAGCCGTACCGGTACACCGGGCGGAACGTTCAGCTCGGCACCCGCAGGACTGTCCATCAATGCGGCCAACGGAGCCATCGATCTTGGGAACAGCTCTGCGGGCATTTACACAGTGACCTACGCCATAGCCGCAGGCGGTGGATGCACGGCCTTCAGCACCACCGCTCAGGTGGTCGTGAACGAAGCTCCGTCCTCGACCATTTCCTACACGGGGTCGCCCTATTGCACCGATGGTGGAACAGCAAGCGTGGTGCGGACCGGTACGACGGGCGGGACGTACTTGGCCGACCCGGCAGGTCTGTCGATCGATCTTGCCAGCGGGGCGATCGATCTGGGCAGCAGCAGCGCGGGGACCTACACGGTGACGTATGGCATTGCGGCGAATGGTGGTTGCGCAGCGTTCAACACGACCGCCTCTGTGATCGTCGGGGCCGCCCCGTCCGCTTCCATCAGTTATGACGGATCACCCTATTGCTCGGGTGGTGGCTCCGTGGACGTTACCCGCACGGGTACTGCCGGAGGCACATATGCAGCCGTCCCGGGCGGGCTTTCGATCAGTGCGAGCACAGGCCAGATCGATCTGGGGGCAAGCACCGCAGGTACGTACACAGTGACATACAGCATCGCGGCCTCCGGTGGTTGTGCGCTGTTCACTACCTCCGCGCCATTGGTCATCGGGACAGCACCTTCGGCCATGATCGAATACAATGGATCACCGTATTGTACCTCCGATGTGAGCGTTAACGTGACCCGGACCGGCAGTGGCGGCGGGGTCTATTCTTCGGTTCCTTCAGGCTTGTCGTTGAATGCGACCACGGGCAGCATCGATCCCGGAGCGAGCACCGCCGGGAATTTCACGGTGACGTACGACATCGCAGCTTCCGGTGGATGTGCTTCCTTCTCCACCACCGCGGATGTTGTGATCGATGAGGCTTCAACGTGGTATGCCGACGCCGACGCGGATGGTGCCGGGGACCCGGCGGTCACCACGCTGGCTTGTGATCAACCGACCGGCTATGTGGCCGTGGCGGGTGACCTCTGCCCTTCCGACCCGAACAAGGTCGACCCCGGCACATGTGGCTGTGGAGTTCCGGATACGGACACGGACCATGATGGAGTGCCGGATTGCATTGATAGTTGCCCGCTGCTTTCAGGCGGTGTCGGTGACGCCTGCGACGACGGCGATGTGAACACGACGAACGACCAGATCACTTCGGATTGCGAATGCGTAGGCACTGTTGTCTATGACTGCCCTGTTCTGATGGCGAACATCGGCGATGCCTGCGACGACGGCGATGTGAACACGACGAACGACCAGATCACTTCGGACTGCGAATGCGTAGGCACTGTTGTCTATGACTGCCCTGTTCTGATGGCGAACATCGGCGACGCCTGCGACGACGGCGATGTGAACACGACGAACGACCAGATCACTTCGGACTGCGAATGCGTAGGCACGTTGGTTTACGACTGCCCTGTTCTGATGGCGAACATCGGTGACGCCTGCGACGACGGCGACGTGAACACGACGAACGACCAGATCACTTCGGACTGCGAATGCGTGGGCACTGTTGTCTATGACTGCCCGGTGCTGATGGCGAACATCGGCGACGCCTGCGGCGACGGTGACGTGAACACGACGAACGACCAGATCACTGCGGACTGCGAATGTTTAGGCACGGTGGTTTACGACTGCCCTGTTCTGATGGCGAACATCGGTGACGCCTGCGACGACGGCGACGTGAACACGACGAACGACCAGATCACCGCGGATTGCGAATGCGTAGGCACTGTTGTCTATGACTGCCCTGTTCTGATGGCGAACATCGGTGACGCCTGCGACGACGGCGACGTGAACACGACGAACGACCAGATCACTTCGGACTGCGAATGTGTAGGCACTGTTGTCTATGACTGCCCGGTGCTGATGGCGAACATCGGTGACGCCTGCGACGACGGTGACGTGAACACGACGAACGATCAGGTCACTTCGGACTGCGAATGCGTAGGCACTGTTGTCTATGACTGCCCTGTTCTGATGGCGAACATCGGCGATGCCTGCGACGACGGCGACGTGAACACGACGAACGACCAGATCACTTCGGACTGCGAATGCGTAGGCACTGTTGTCTATGACTGCCCTGTTCTGATGGCGAACATCGGCGATGCCTGCGACGACGGCGACGTGAACACGACGAACGACCAGATCACTTCGGACTGCGAATGCGTAGGCACTGTTGTCTATGACTGCCCGGTGCTGATGGCGAACATCGGTGACGCCTGCGACGACGGCGATGTGAACACGACGAACGACCAGATCACCGCGGATTGCGAATGCGTAGGCACTGTTGTCTATGACTGCCCGGTGCTGATGGCGAACATCGGTGACGCCTGCGACGACGGCGATGTGAACACGACGAACGACCAGATCACTTCGGATTGCGAATGCGTAGGCACTGTTGTCTATGACTGCCCTGTTCTGATGGCGAACATCGGTGACGCCTGCGACGACGGCGATGTGAACACGACGAACGACCAGATCACTTCGGACTGCGAATGCGTAGGCACTGTTGTCTATGATTGCCCTGTTCTGATGGCGAACATCGGTGACGCCTGCGACGACGGCGACGTGAACACGACGAACGATCAGGTCACTTCGGACTGCGAATGTGTAGGCACTGTTGTCTATGACTGCCCGGTGCTGATGGCGAACATCGGTGACGCCTGCGACGACGGCGACGTGAACACGACGAACGATCAGGTCACTTCGGACTGCGAATGTGTAGGCACTGTTGTCTATGACTGCCCGGTGCTGATGGCGAACATCGGTGACGCCTGCGACGACGGCGATGTGAACACGACGAACGACCAGATCACTTCGGACTGCGAATGCGTAGGCACTGTTGTCTATGATTGCCCTGTTCTGATGGCGAACATCGGTGACGTCTGCGACGACGGCGACATGAACACGACGAACGACCAGATCACCGCGGATTGCGATTGCATCGGAACGGTGATCTGCGTTCCGCCCAGTATATCGGAGACCTCGAGTGATTCACCGATCTGCTCTGGGACAGTTCTCAACTTGGGCGTTACAGCAGGCGGAACAGGAACGCTGAGCTATGCATGGTCGGGTGCTGGTTTGTTCGACCCCGGACCACTTTCACAGTATGTTGCCGTAACGGGAGCTGCCACGGGGGATTATCAGGTCACGGTCTCGAACAACTGTGGCAGTGCTTCTGCCACGGTTTCCGTGGTCGTTGACGCGGCTCCCTCAGCGACGATCAGTTTTGATGGATCCCCGTACTGCACGACCAGCGGCTTCGCTCAAGTGACGCGGCTGGGGACCCCGGACGGCAGCTACTCCGCGGCACCTGCCGGGCTGGCGATCGATCCGGGCACCGGTTCGGTCGACTTGGATGCGAGCACCGCCGGGACCTATGTGGTGACCTACAGCATTGATGCCAACGGTGGCTGTGGACCGTTCAGCACAACGACCGATATCTTGGTGCAGGATCCCACCGTGTGGTATGCCGATGTGGATGGTGACGGGGTAGGCTCCGATGCCGATGCCGTTCTCGCCTGTGAGCAGCCTTCGGGCTATGTGGCCATCAGTGGTGATGCTTGCCCGACGGACCCGGATAAACTGGATCCCGGGATCTGTGGCTGCGGCATCCCCGATACGGATACGGACAATGATGGCGCGGCGGATTGTATTGATGGATGCCCTACGGACCCTGATAAGATCGCGCCTGGAGCCTGTGGTTGCGGCGTGCCGGATACCGATTCGGACGGGGACGGCATCGCGGATTGCATTGATAGCTGCCCGACCTTATCAGGCCAGATCGGAGATGCCTGCGACGATAATGATCCGGGCACGGAGGACGATGTGATCACTTCCGATTGCGTTTGTGCAGGCACGATCGTCTACGACTGCCCCGATCTTCAAGCGAACGTGGGCGACGCCTGCGATGACGGGGACGCCACTACGACGAACGACATGGTCACGGCCGATTGTGCGTGCGTAGGCACGAGCATCTACGACTGTCCTGACCTTCAGGCGAACGTGGGTGATGCCTGCGATGACGGGGACGCCACTACGACGAACGACATGGTGACGGCCGATTGTGCGTGCGTAGGCACGAGCATCTACGACTGTCCTGACCTTCAGGCGAACGTGGGTGATGCCTGCGACGATGGCGACGCCACGACCGAGAACGACATGGTGACGGCTGATTGCGCCTGTGTTGGCACGAGCATCTATGACTGCCCGGACCTTCAGGCGAACATCGGTGATGTGTGTGACGACGGCAATGCCGGGACCGACGAGGACGTCATCACGGAGGATTGCATTTGCCTAGGCGATATCATCGACGGCATCGGGGATCCCATCGGAAGTTCGGACGATGCGATGTCCTTGTTCCCGAACCCGAACCGTACCGGAGTGGTCACGTTGCACATCGAAGGACTTGGGCAGGGGCAGCGCGCTGTACTGATCGAGATCCACGATGCTTCGGGAAGGCTGGTCTATCAGGAAACGGCCCAAGCCGTGGGTGGTGTAGTTCACCACGGCATGGATCTTTCCAAGCGGGTCTCCCAAGGGTTGTACATGGTGGAAGCCATCGCCGGAGGCCGGCATTACCTGCGGCGCTTGGTGATCCAATAGGTCAGTTGTCCATTTATCTGTGATGGTCCCCGCTCTTCCCGGAAGAAGCGGGGACTTTCATTCCGGTCCGGTCGCCGGGCCATGAAGGTGATGGGCACGTCCTGTGGTGGTGGCCACTTAGGCACGTAGGAACTACCTTTGTAACCTCGGAAAAAGAGGTCGATTCACGGGGACAAGAGTGCCCAGATCGACGCTTTTCCCCCGATCCAACGAAGCACCAGGCCAGGCTGATCAATTCGGATCAAATAGGTGGCCCGTGAAACTGAAACAGAAAAAATAGACCGGACTGAAATGAAGGATCTTGGCAAATGGTCTGCACGTGCTTTCCGATGGGGTTTGATCATCTTGCTCATCGCGACGTTCAACAACGTGCAAGCCCAAGATGTCATCCCTTCATCGGCCGATATCCGTCTGGTACAAGGCACTGCCGGAGATCAACTGCTGGTGCAGATGAAGATCCACAGTACTTCGGATTTCGGCGGGATCCTCAGCGCGCTTACCGTTACGATCCGTTATGATGCGTCTTCCGGCATGGCGATCGGAGGGGGCACAAGCTTTTGTAGCGCATGGAGTGCTTTTTCGCCGTCCCCGGTCGTCCTGAACGGAGGGCTGGCCTATCGGACGTACAACGGTTTCGGGATCAACCGGCTGGAGGATCCTGTCTTTGACGGAGGTTGCGGTATATCCCTGGTGCCGGAGGAATGGTTCACCATCACGACCATCCCGGTCGCCGGGGAGGGTTGCACGGAATTCATCTTAGGCAATGACGCCTTCACCCAGCTGTCCAACCGGAATTACTACGTGTCCATGGGCGGCCACAATGTTACCGGGCAGGTTCTGGACGGACCGGTCAATGGCGGGAATTGCGCACCGGATTGCTTAGGCATTCCCGGAGGTACTGCGCTTCCCGGAACGCCTTGCGACGATCTGGACCCCGGCACATTCGACGATACTTGGGGTGCGAACTGTGTTTGCACCGGAACCACGGGCTGCGTTCCTCCAACGATCACGGGCACGAGCACCAACTCGCCGATCTGTTCCAGCAACGGGCTGAACTTGGCCGTTACGGCCACCGGTTCCGGACCATTGAGCTATGCATGGACGGGCGCTGGCAGCTATTCCCCCAATCCGACATCCGCAAGCGTGACGGTGACAGGGGCTGCTACGGGTCCATATCAAGTGACGGTGTCCAACACCTGCGGTGATGCGTCGGCATCCATTCCAGTGATGGTACAACAGGCACCATCCGCGACGATCGCATACGGTGGTTCTCCATACTGCGCTACCACCGGCACAGCCACGGTCACACGTACGGGCACGTCCGGCGGTACATACACCGCGAGCCCGGGCGGTCTGTCCATCACTGGGAGCACCGGAACGATCAATTTGGGGAACAGCACGGCCGGGACGTACACGGTGACTTACACTATTGCGGCGGGCGGCGGCTGCGCGGCCTTCAGCACCACGGCCACGGTTGTGATCACAGCTGGTCCTTCGGCTACGATCAGCAGGGAACACCGTTTTGGGCCAGGGAAGTACCGGGGGGCGGCGGAACCTATATTGCAAGTCCGAGCGGCCTTTCCATCAATGGGAA
Coding sequences:
- a CDS encoding T9SS type A sorting domain-containing protein, which produces MINTAPSATISYAGSPYCTSGGTATVTRTGSTGGTYSATPSGLSISSSTGAITLGTSTAGSYTVTYSIAAGGGCSALSTTASVVIGTAPSATISYAGSPYCTSGGTATVTRTGSTGGTYSATPSGLSISSSTGAITLGTSTAGSYTMTYSIAAGGGCSAFSTTASVVINTAPSATISYAGSPYCTSGGTATVTRTGSTGGTYSAVPSGLSINPNTGAIGLAGSTAATYTVTYTIGATGGCSAFATTATIQIGQAPTATIDYPGSPYCTSGGQAAVSLAGASGGAFTASPGGLSIDAGTGAVDLNASTTGTYTVTYTIAPTGGCAEFSTTAEISVGAAPSATITYTGSPFCASAGQADVTRTGSSGGAFSATPSGLSIDVGTGHVDLTSSAPGMYTVTYAIAAAGGCSAFSTTTDISIGAAPSATINYSGSPYCTSGVSAAVSRTGTPGGTFSSAPAGLSINAANGAIDLGNSSAGIYTVTYAIAAGGGCTAFSTTAQVVVNEAPSSTISYTGSPYCTDGGTASVVRTGTTGGTYLADPAGLSIDLASGAIDLGSSSAGTYTVTYGIAANGGCAAFNTTASVIVGAAPSASISYDGSPYCSGGGSVDVTRTGTAGGTYAAVPGGLSISASTGQIDLGASTAGTYTVTYSIAASGGCALFTTSAPLVIGTAPSAMIEYNGSPYCTSDVSVNVTRTGSGGGVYSSVPSGLSLNATTGSIDPGASTAGNFTVTYDIAASGGCASFSTTADVVIDEASTWYADADADGAGDPAVTTLACDQPTGYVAVAGDLCPSDPNKVDPGTCGCGVPDTDTDHDGVPDCIDSCPLLSGGVGDACDDGDVNTTNDQITSDCECVGTVVYDCPVLMANIGDACDDGDVNTTNDQITSDCECVGTVVYDCPVLMANIGDACDDGDVNTTNDQITSDCECVGTLVYDCPVLMANIGDACDDGDVNTTNDQITSDCECVGTVVYDCPVLMANIGDACGDGDVNTTNDQITADCECLGTVVYDCPVLMANIGDACDDGDVNTTNDQITADCECVGTVVYDCPVLMANIGDACDDGDVNTTNDQITSDCECVGTVVYDCPVLMANIGDACDDGDVNTTNDQVTSDCECVGTVVYDCPVLMANIGDACDDGDVNTTNDQITSDCECVGTVVYDCPVLMANIGDACDDGDVNTTNDQITSDCECVGTVVYDCPVLMANIGDACDDGDVNTTNDQITADCECVGTVVYDCPVLMANIGDACDDGDVNTTNDQITSDCECVGTVVYDCPVLMANIGDACDDGDVNTTNDQITSDCECVGTVVYDCPVLMANIGDACDDGDVNTTNDQVTSDCECVGTVVYDCPVLMANIGDACDDGDVNTTNDQVTSDCECVGTVVYDCPVLMANIGDACDDGDVNTTNDQITSDCECVGTVVYDCPVLMANIGDVCDDGDMNTTNDQITADCDCIGTVICVPPSISETSSDSPICSGTVLNLGVTAGGTGTLSYAWSGAGLFDPGPLSQYVAVTGAATGDYQVTVSNNCGSASATVSVVVDAAPSATISFDGSPYCTTSGFAQVTRLGTPDGSYSAAPAGLAIDPGTGSVDLDASTAGTYVVTYSIDANGGCGPFSTTTDILVQDPTVWYADVDGDGVGSDADAVLACEQPSGYVAISGDACPTDPDKLDPGICGCGIPDTDTDNDGAADCIDGCPTDPDKIAPGACGCGVPDTDSDGDGIADCIDSCPTLSGQIGDACDDNDPGTEDDVITSDCVCAGTIVYDCPDLQANVGDACDDGDATTTNDMVTADCACVGTSIYDCPDLQANVGDACDDGDATTTNDMVTADCACVGTSIYDCPDLQANVGDACDDGDATTENDMVTADCACVGTSIYDCPDLQANIGDVCDDGNAGTDEDVITEDCICLGDIIDGIGDPIGSSDDAMSLFPNPNRTGVVTLHIEGLGQGQRAVLIEIHDASGRLVYQETAQAVGGVVHHGMDLSKRVSQGLYMVEAIAGGRHYLRRLVIQ
- a CDS encoding PKD domain-containing protein; translated protein: MIILLIATFNNVQAQDVIPSSADIRLVQGTAGDQLLVQMKIHSTSDFGGILSALTVTIRYDASSGMAIGGGTSFCSAWSAFSPSPVVLNGGLAYRTYNGFGINRLEDPVFDGGCGISLVPEEWFTITTIPVAGEGCTEFILGNDAFTQLSNRNYYVSMGGHNVTGQVLDGPVNGGNCAPDCLGIPGGTALPGTPCDDLDPGTFDDTWGANCVCTGTTGCVPPTITGTSTNSPICSSNGLNLAVTATGSGPLSYAWTGAGSYSPNPTSASVTVTGAATGPYQVTVSNTCGDASASIPVMVQQAPSATIAYGGSPYCATTGTATVTRTGTSGGTYTASPGGLSITGSTGTINLGNSTAGTYTVTYTIAAGGGCAAFSTTATVVITAGPSATISREHRFGPGKYRGAAEPILQVRAAFPSMGTTERSIWGTARPGRTR